The Desulfobacterales bacterium genome includes a window with the following:
- a CDS encoding energy-coupling factor transporter transmembrane component T, with protein sequence MGFKNVVKTLDPRTILVLGLLGLSAVFCARSVETLVVEAVVVSVLLFFLEDRESVREMLRLTCPMVGVVALISLLSFDAAAATYQAVRLFNLLVVSGLFFHVLGPDGLETALRKLNVPYSLVFLLTTSFRYVPLMKGKIRHIMDAQISRGIDLRPRLKNAPHFIALLMPLLIQSLILSDELAMAMMSRGYGSRQRTMRTCCRFMLRDYGVMAVSLTGFAVFLWWERTGL encoded by the coding sequence GTGGGGTTTAAAAACGTCGTAAAAACGCTTGATCCGAGGACAATACTGGTTCTGGGCCTGCTGGGGCTGAGTGCCGTTTTTTGTGCCCGCAGTGTCGAAACACTCGTGGTCGAGGCGGTCGTTGTCTCGGTGCTCCTGTTCTTTCTGGAAGATAGAGAGTCCGTCCGGGAAATGCTTCGGCTGACCTGTCCCATGGTGGGGGTGGTGGCCCTCATATCCCTTTTGTCATTTGATGCGGCTGCGGCCACGTATCAGGCCGTACGGCTTTTTAATCTGCTCGTGGTCTCCGGTCTGTTTTTCCATGTCCTGGGGCCGGACGGGCTGGAAACGGCACTGAGAAAGCTGAATGTTCCTTATTCACTGGTGTTTCTGCTGACCACCTCATTTCGGTATGTGCCGCTGATGAAAGGGAAAATTCGTCACATTATGGATGCGCAGATATCCCGGGGGATTGATTTGCGTCCCCGGCTGAAAAATGCGCCCCACTTTATCGCCCTGTTGATGCCGCTTCTGATACAGTCGCTGATTCTCTCCGATGAGCTGGCCATGGCCATGATGTCCCGGGGGTATGGGAGCCGGCAACGGACCATGAGAACCTGCTGCCGTTTCATGCTGAGAGATTATGGCGTTATGGCAGTTTCACTGACCGGATTTGCAGTTTTTCTCTGGTGGGAACGGACGGGACTTTGA
- a CDS encoding ABC transporter ATP-binding protein, producing MIHLSGVFYQYPASGGRVLNGIDLRVDRAEYIVVCGGNGSGKSTFGYLLNGLIPHFFGGTLTGTVTVAGMDTRNGTGSDMAAAVGLVFQNPDAQLFNMTVEKEIAFGLESLGLVPEHIDRRIDAVAGAFDIGHLLNTSPENLSGGEKRLVAIASVICLDPSVIVLDEPFANLDQEAAVRVRQILKQIYQSGKTVVVIEHLMADLLEDATRCVLVRDGRICFDGEPPAAGDHLIREGLVSRYPIRHRVISQPQSCRPVVSVKNLSCRMNGTRILEKVSFDLNSGESVALIGKNGAGKTTLIKHLNGLLCSGAGSVVVHGIDAGKFSPQEMASSVGLCFQNSNDQFFKSSVKEELMAGLPMTGRRDDLWMNEICDMFDLRRLLEISPYQISEGEKKRVAIGSILAMKPEVLVLDEPTAGQDGRFREALARMLKKYERRNHTILIVTHDLDFARATTDRWIVLENGRIASDGSPGEKKWGQDSRLTGLLSSGGLNRGV from the coding sequence GTGATCCATCTCAGCGGGGTCTTTTATCAGTATCCCGCATCCGGCGGCCGGGTGTTGAACGGGATCGACCTGCGTGTTGACCGGGCGGAGTATATAGTTGTCTGCGGCGGTAACGGGTCTGGAAAATCTACGTTCGGGTATCTGTTGAACGGATTGATACCGCATTTTTTTGGCGGAACACTGACCGGTACCGTCACTGTCGCGGGGATGGATACCCGGAACGGAACCGGATCCGACATGGCTGCCGCTGTCGGGCTGGTGTTCCAGAATCCGGATGCCCAGTTGTTCAATATGACGGTGGAAAAGGAAATCGCCTTTGGCCTGGAAAGCCTCGGACTGGTGCCTGAACATATCGACAGGCGAATCGATGCAGTGGCCGGCGCGTTTGATATCGGCCATCTTCTGAATACGTCTCCGGAGAATCTCTCCGGCGGGGAAAAACGGCTGGTGGCGATTGCGTCGGTCATCTGTCTGGATCCTTCCGTGATCGTTCTGGATGAACCGTTTGCCAATCTGGATCAAGAGGCGGCGGTTCGGGTTCGACAGATTCTTAAACAGATTTACCAGAGCGGTAAAACGGTGGTTGTGATCGAACATCTCATGGCGGATCTTCTGGAAGATGCCACCCGGTGTGTGCTTGTGCGTGACGGCCGTATCTGTTTTGATGGTGAGCCGCCGGCTGCGGGTGATCATCTGATCCGGGAGGGTCTTGTTTCCAGATATCCGATACGCCATCGTGTCATAAGCCAACCTCAGTCCTGCCGGCCGGTTGTTTCCGTAAAAAATCTGTCGTGCCGGATGAACGGAACCCGGATTCTTGAAAAGGTTTCATTTGATCTGAACAGCGGGGAATCGGTCGCCCTGATCGGCAAAAACGGAGCCGGCAAGACGACCTTGATCAAGCACCTGAACGGTCTGCTATGCTCCGGTGCCGGTTCGGTGGTTGTTCACGGGATTGATGCCGGCAAATTTTCCCCGCAGGAGATGGCCAGCTCCGTGGGCCTGTGCTTTCAGAATTCCAATGACCAGTTTTTCAAATCATCTGTGAAAGAAGAGCTTATGGCAGGACTGCCAATGACCGGTCGCCGGGACGATCTCTGGATGAACGAAATCTGCGATATGTTTGATCTGCGCAGGTTGCTCGAAATTTCTCCTTACCAGATCAGCGAAGGGGAAAAAAAACGGGTCGCCATCGGGTCCATACTGGCAATGAAACCGGAGGTACTGGTCCTCGATGAGCCCACCGCCGGTCAGGATGGCCGTTTCAGGGAGGCGCTGGCAAGAATGCTGAAAAAATATGAACGGCGGAACCACACGATTCTGATCGTGACACATGACCTTGATTTTGCCCGGGCAACGACAGACCGGTGGATTGTGCTGGAAAATGGCAGGATTGCATCGGACGGTTCGCCGGGCGAAAAGAAGTGGGGCCAAGACAGCCGCCTTACAGGGTTATTATCATCGGGGGGATTGAACCGTGGGGTTTAA
- a CDS encoding YcgN family cysteine cluster protein, whose protein sequence is MTENQLPFWKTRGLSEMTREQWESLCDGCGRCCLEKLEDMKTGKIRYTNVACELMDIDTCRCKAYENRTELVPDCHTLTADNIHKFRWLPRTCAYRLLFEGKDLAWWHPLVSGNADTVHEAGISVRGKIISGEFIHPDDLENYIVNWKIWRRKAGTEE, encoded by the coding sequence ATGACTGAAAATCAGTTGCCTTTCTGGAAAACCAGGGGCCTTTCAGAAATGACCAGAGAACAATGGGAATCCCTGTGTGACGGGTGCGGGCGATGCTGCCTCGAAAAACTCGAGGACATGAAAACCGGTAAAATCCGGTATACCAATGTCGCCTGCGAACTGATGGATATTGATACCTGCCGGTGCAAGGCCTATGAGAACCGGACCGAACTGGTGCCGGACTGTCATACCCTGACGGCAGATAATATCCATAAATTTCGTTGGCTTCCCCGCACCTGTGCCTACAGGCTCCTCTTCGAGGGCAAGGATCTGGCCTGGTGGCATCCCCTGGTTTCCGGCAATGCAGACACCGTCCACGAAGCGGGAATTTCCGTTCGAGGCAAAATCATCTCCGGGGAATTTATCCACCCCGATGACCTTGAAAACTATATTGTAAACTGGAAAATCTGGAGACGAAAGGCCGGCACCGAAGAATAA
- a CDS encoding response regulator transcription factor yields the protein MRILLVEDDLKIASFVLKGLRAAGFAADHATDGEDGLHMALTEPYDCAVVDIMLPGIDGLKLIGTMRQKGVNTPVIILSARGSIEDRVKGLETGSDDYLTKPFAFSELLARVQALIRRASGASEPTRLTVADLSMNLISREVIRGEKHLDLQPLEFSLLEYLMRNAGKVVSKTMIMEHVWDYNFDPQTNVVEARIYRLRDKIDKAFSVKLIHTVRGVGYVLKEAD from the coding sequence TTGCGGATACTTCTGGTTGAAGATGATTTAAAAATTGCTTCTTTTGTTCTGAAAGGACTCAGGGCGGCGGGGTTTGCTGCTGACCATGCGACAGACGGAGAAGACGGCCTTCACATGGCCCTGACCGAGCCCTATGACTGCGCAGTTGTCGATATCATGCTGCCAGGCATTGACGGGTTGAAGCTCATCGGGACGATGAGGCAAAAAGGCGTCAATACACCCGTCATTATCCTGAGCGCCAGAGGCTCCATTGAGGATCGGGTCAAGGGGCTTGAAACCGGAAGCGATGATTATCTGACCAAACCGTTCGCATTTTCAGAATTGCTGGCACGGGTTCAAGCGCTGATCAGACGGGCCAGCGGCGCTTCCGAGCCAACCCGTCTGACCGTAGCCGATCTGTCAATGAATCTGATCTCACGGGAAGTGATCCGCGGCGAAAAGCACCTTGATCTGCAACCCCTTGAATTTTCTCTCCTGGAATATCTCATGAGAAATGCCGGAAAAGTCGTTTCCAAAACCATGATCATGGAACATGTATGGGATTACAATTTCGATCCCCAGACCAATGTGGTCGAAGCCAGAATTTACCGGCTACGGGATAAAATTGACAAGGCATTTTCCGTAAAACTCATTCATACCGTCCGCGGAGTGGGCTATGTTCTCAAGGAAGCCGACTAA
- a CDS encoding adenosine-specific kinase produces the protein MELKLVKIENPDNLNFILGQSHFIKTIEDIYEAMVNSVPMAKFGLAFCEASDACLVRHTGTDAALTELAGRNAVNLSAGHSFILFMEGIFPINVLNAIKNVPEVCRIFCATANPVEVIVAETDQGRGILGVIDGLASKGIETDSDIQARKQLLRTFGYKQ, from the coding sequence CTTTATTCTGGGGCAATCTCACTTTATCAAAACCATTGAAGATATTTACGAAGCCATGGTCAATTCGGTTCCCATGGCAAAATTCGGTCTGGCATTCTGTGAAGCATCCGACGCGTGTCTGGTGAGGCATACCGGGACAGATGCAGCCCTGACCGAACTGGCCGGACGCAATGCCGTCAATCTTTCTGCCGGTCACAGTTTTATCCTGTTCATGGAAGGGATTTTCCCCATCAATGTACTCAACGCCATCAAAAACGTACCCGAAGTCTGCCGTATTTTCTGCGCCACTGCCAATCCGGTTGAAGTCATCGTGGCAGAAACCGATCAGGGGCGCGGAATACTCGGCGTCATTGACGGCCTTGCCTCAAAGGGTATTGAAACAGACAGTGATATTCAGGCCAGAAAACAACTGCTCAGAACCTTCGGCTACAAACAGTAG
- the thiW gene encoding energy coupling factor transporter S component ThiW: MKPKHVARAVIFVAIAVALSPLFIPVGFTKCFPAQHMINVISAVMLGPWYAVGIAFLAAVIRNMLGLGTLLAFPGGMIGALLAGLSYRIFKNIYAAGVGEVIGTGILGSLVSVWIVGPLLMGKPFAVATLMTAFSISTIGGTVIGIIALRLLEKTGKFKS; the protein is encoded by the coding sequence ATGAAACCCAAACACGTCGCCCGGGCCGTTATCTTCGTGGCCATTGCTGTTGCCCTGTCTCCGTTGTTTATTCCGGTGGGGTTTACAAAATGTTTTCCGGCACAGCACATGATCAATGTCATCAGCGCCGTGATGCTGGGGCCCTGGTATGCTGTTGGCATAGCGTTTCTGGCGGCCGTGATCCGGAACATGCTCGGCCTGGGAACGCTTCTGGCCTTTCCCGGCGGCATGATCGGTGCGCTGCTGGCGGGCCTGTCCTATCGCATATTTAAAAATATCTATGCGGCCGGGGTTGGCGAGGTCATCGGGACCGGTATTTTAGGCTCTCTGGTCAGCGTCTGGATTGTGGGCCCGTTGCTGATGGGAAAACCCTTTGCCGTGGCCACGCTGATGACGGCATTCAGTATCAGCACCATCGGTGGGACGGTGATCGGGATCATTGCCTTGAGGCTGCTTGAAAAGACAGGAAAATTTAAATCGTGA